The nucleotide sequence gCCAAAGTGTACTCATGTTTTCATATGTAATAGATTTTGGTGTGCTCTCTTTTGCTCCATTTTGTGTTTTGGGTGTGACAATTGATGTGTGCTGTGTAAATGGAGTTCCCAGTACGCACAAAATGGTTttgcatttcaaaatgttaattttttagtCGTCAAACAAGTTTAACAAACAACACATAaagatgtaaaaatgtaaagaagaaaaactgtgaaaagaacaaaaacatgtattttatgtatttggatttaaaaatatgatcagTATCAAACAGCAACTTTGTtgtaaaaaaagtcataaatacattttgtttaaaaacataaaaatatctatCTTAAGTAGCCTAAATCTGTCTCGCATGCACGTTTTACTAACTTTGAACAAAACTGTACTAAACTGTTTTATTGAGGTTTATACGAACAAAATACAACCAAAAACAGCTTGCTTTTTAATGgtaaacacataaaaacatgTTGGACATGGTAATGACAAGTATAAACTGTTTCTGAAacactgtcttttttttttttaatatatggacattttatttacatacgTAAATATATCATCtgtcattttaaagggatagatgaaccaaaaatgaaaattctgttactTACTCTCAcccttcatcttcagaacacaaattaagatatttttgatgaaagccaaagtctttctgaccctgcgttcACAGCAAcacagctactttcaaggcccagaaaggtagtaagaacattgttaatatagtccatgtgacatcagtggtttaatcaTAATGTTAGAGCTACGAGAATACTGTTtgtgcaaaaagaaaacaaaaatagtgtcagtcttcgatgctcGTTCACGCGagtgaaccactgatgtcacatgggctttctgggccttgaacatgccAGTTACTttgctgtctaagcagggtcagagagctctcgaattcgatcaaaaatatcttaatttgtgttccgaagatgaacgaaggtcttaagggtttggaacgaaatgagggtgagtaatcaatgacagaattttcatttttgggtgaactatccatttaagcaTTTAggatcaaaatgttttcacaacCTTTTCACAACTGgaaacacatttacacaaatgTTGTGCTAGCTGGGTTAGTGGTCTGTTGAACATGTTTGGCTTTAAAGCTGGTTTGCTGTGAACTAAACTAGCGTTGTTCTTAGTTTGGCTTTAATTGGGCGGCTGATATGACTCTTTAACACGCATGAGGTGAAAGTGTATGGTTTACCACACTAGATCGATGTATGGCGTGAGAGGTCTCCTCCCTAACAGGAAGCCATGTTTGAGTgtgatgtatatatatttgcggttgttttgtgtgtgtgttcagttttTTTCCTGTTGAGAGAGTAATCAACACATTATTACATCTGGTTGCAATTGCGTAGGACAGAGAGATGAGATCTACATTCATACTTGACATACTTGACATGTTTTAAGGGTGTGCTTCATGTTAGTTTCTCTCAGCTAAATTTGACTAAATCATGTTATGGTCAACTGTTCATgtttttatactatttatatttttattaatgtattcttTTTAGATTGTGTTTTTAGAAGGGCTATAGTAATGCTTAGGCAAGTGCAGAGGATTGTGGGTATTGAAATGCTGCCTGACAGTGCAGTAGGGAGTGGCAGCAGTTCTGTAATTCATGCAGACATACAGTATGCCAAAAGGCCTCACGTTTTAGCACATACAAGCATAATTACTGTAACTTAAACTGCAGTACAGCTGTCTGCCTTTCCAGTTATGCCAGAGAAGggttataaacattttttcttgcCTCATCTGAATGGGAGTGGCAGCTTCCAGTCATAATCatttactgaaaaaagaaaaggaagccTGTGTGGCTGAGCCTGTTGTCATCTATATCAGCAAGTTGGCAGATCACATGAGTGCTGTGGACCAATCAGAGAGAAACCCACAAGGATCTGCTTTCTGATTTATTTCCATTCGAGTTAAAGATGATTGATAGATTTTTAGTCTAAAATGACAGGCAAAAATGTGTTAGCTAAGCTGTCTCTGTTGTGTTAATACCCCTTGAGGCACAGAAAAAAGGTGAGACAGGCAGTGCGAGGGAAGCATGGTTGTCATATTAGATCAGCTGTAGCTACTTTATTGGGATGTTAGTCACTGACTGGGTTTCAGCTGGAGACGTGATATGCAGAGTCACAGTGATTCACCAGACTCTATAATGTCTGTGGTAATAAGATTGTTAGAAGCATTTAGCAGGTTTTTTGGCTGGTGCTTTTCTGTCATACGCATAGGTAGTCAGTTACACCCGGGTTCTTAATGGATGCTAAAAGCATTGAAGCATTAACCTTGCTCTGAAACAGCGTGTGATTATCTGCCAAGTCCATAAGGCTTTAGGTTATATCTTTATGAAGGCTTTTACTTGGAAAACACTCTCATTTCTTCACCTtttcaaatttacaaaaagattTCAGCGTCTTGAGTATAATCTCAATGAAAATGTAACATGATTCATACTATTCATAAATTTTAAATGAGGAAATGGAGTGgtttcccttttttaaaaaataaataaataaaaatcatagcACAGAGTTAAGTAAaacctagattttttttttgctgtttacactgaagaaaaatattattcggttaaaaaatgtttatttaaaaaatatatctaaacatccttgaaaaaggtaaatttacttgagaagcaaaattgcATATAGTAAAAATACCCATTTTCATAGAATGGAAATCTTATaatcttaagaaaaaaaaaatataatcttaattcaagatATATTCTCGAAAAAAGTCTTATTAACAGTTTTGTCCTCATGTAAATTTAACCTTGTTTTAAGATGACAAAATATTGATTAAGAAAAAtggttattattttttgcagtgtgggTTTCTTACGCTTTTAAAGTGCTTAGTTGTGCCTATGCATGACTTTCATCCTGTCTCTGGCATGAGGTGGAGTGGAGTGCTTTGGCTTGGTGTGGATTGAACAACTGATTGTTTCTCAGAGAAGTTTCATTCTAATGTATCTTTTTTGATAAACACTGATAGCTGTGATGGTGACCAAGTTTCTACTGAGACAGCATCACTGGCCCAAGCCCACTTGTCTAGCAAATCTCCGCAAAATATTCCATCCCTCAATCCTTTGGCTGCCCAGATGGATTATGAACTCCAGGAAGCTTTAAGGGAATGTGAGGACGAAATGGCTGCTCTTGGCATGTCCTCCGATGCAGACACATGGACCACAGGTGATCTGGACAGGTGTTTCTCTATAACCGTGCCTGAAAGTGATGAGAAAAATCAAACTGAGAAAGCTGAAGTCAAAAAGGATTTTGGTTCGTCTTCACATGAACCTGCCGAATTTCATGAAGGTTGCCATGGAAATGATGGCGTGCACAGAAATGACTCAACAGCAAGTGAAGAGGGGGTGTTTAGCTTCAGAGATTATGTTCTAGGAAGACAGCAAAGTAATACATGTGCAGCTGAAACTGAGGATGTCAAAAATATTGAGGATATAACAGAAGCACACCAGCTGTCAGAGGCAGAACAGCGAACAAAGTCAGAGATAGAGACAAAAATAGACACATCTGCTCAACAAAAGACACGTAGTATATGGACAGGTACACAAACCACATCAGAGATCGATGCGGAAAAGGAAACACTTACCCAGGATCAATCAATACAAGACATCTGCTCTTTAAAATACACCCTGGAGGATAGAACACAAGATGAAGACAGAATAAATATTACAGCACAGACAACCCAGAGAGAAACGGGAGGAATTAAAGAGACAAATCCCTTGAATGAAGATGTCATAAGTTCTGCAAAAGCTATAATTCAGAActcagataaaataaaaatagagacACATAGTCAGTTAATTACTGATTTAGTAGCGTGCCCGTCCACACATATGGATAAACATTCTGGTCACGCATTGCACTTGGAAGCTAAAATAAGCGCACAACCAAACATACAGAAACAGGTGGAGTCAGGGACACATCATGGACAGATAGAAACAAACACAACGGTAGGATCAAGACTTGACCATCAAAAACAGGAATTAGGACTCCCAGAACAGCTGAGTCCTGAGGGTAAGCAATTGATCTGCTCCCCACCTCCAGAACCCCAAGCTCAGCTTTCCCCGGCTGAGGCTCAACCTGCCCAGTTACTGGATTCTCCATGGGGGGCTGAGCAAAACGATGACCAGGATCAGACAGATGGACTCTGCAAATCAATATCAGAAGGTGAAACCATACACCACTGTACAACAGGGGAAGTCAAACATGAGAAAAATGTGTCTGATGCATCTGCTGTTGTGATTGATTTCGGCCAAGCTACAACAGACCCTGAACATGAGCCTGTAGGGAGATGTGGCTTAGCGACTTGTCCACTGGAGCAAGAGAATGGATCTCCTTTAGATGCTGGAGCTGACGAACACACACCACTGTGGGGGAATTCAGATTCTCTAAGCCGAACTGGTGCAGAAgagaaggaggaggaagagAGTGCCCTTGAACGGGCTTCGGCAGAGTCCACTGCCTCCACATTGCTACAAACAACACCCACAATGCCAGAAATGATAGAAAGCGAGGGAGAGAAGACGAGAGGTGATGCGTTCCAAAGTGCCGCAATAATATTAcaagcagcagagagagaaTCAGCAGTGCTGGAAGCAGATGAGTCTCAGAGCTCAGAGGGAACATTGAGTGAATGTATTGCTGAACAGGGAGAAAAATGCACCTCAGTAATTTCTCTGAAGATTAAGTGCTCACCTGTTCAGAAAGAGGAGGCGACTGAGGAGCGCTGTGGAGACAAAATGCCACACAACTCGACGGAGAGCGAGGAGAAGGGAGGGGGTCTGCCGATCACACTCTCACCAACCGGAGAAAAGAATACAGGCACGGTCTGCGCAGAGGACAAAGCTCTGGTCACCTATTCCTCTTCAGGCGTCCTTGGAACATGTGACTGGAAGGTGGAGACTTGTCGATCAAAGGAGAAAAAAGGAGAGAGCGAAGAGGAAGGCGGAGCACAGAACACAGCACATGCCGGCAGGGCGTCACAGACTGAGGCAGCAACCGAGACGTGTCCATCCCGCCGCATCTCAGCATCACCAGCGGCAACGCAAGACCAGAGTGACCTCATCCATCCTGTCACAGCAGGCACAGCCCAGTTTCCTCTGGCCATCAACAGAATAAACGACTGCGACTCCATCAGCCCACCCCCTCCTCTTTCCTACATAAAGTCTACAAAGACAGAAGCGCAGAGAGAGGAAGAGGCTAATCTGAATTCGAGCCCAAGTGCATCAGGAGCAGAGCTGCCAGGCAGTGATAGATCACTTCCACCAGCAGGTTCTTTAGAAAACGAACGTCTTGCTGTGCAAGCCAAGGATCAACAGGTACAGAGCTCTTCACAGACTAGAACCGCGACAGAGAAAGAGACAcagcaacaaaaacaagaaacaacTCCTGCAAGTGAAGACGCATCTCAATCAACTAAGCTACAAGTGAACATGAGGGATATCCCGGCAATGACTCCAAAAGGTATGCAGAGCTCTTCTGAGAACCAAAAGGATGCAACATTGAGGTGCCAAGTGACTGAATGTGCCTCTCTACCCCCACTGATGGTATTCGAAAGTCTGCATCATCCAGTAAAAGAGGCCAGCTTTAACTTTAAAGGTTTTCTCAGCAAACCAGCACTTCCTCTACAGACAGAACCAAGCAATGGCCAGAGCAATACTGACCTGCACGGAACAAAAAATGAACCTCCTGTCTGTAAAGAAGGAGATCAAGAAGGAAAAAATGGAAAGGTGACAGAAAAAGTCGAACAAGtggaaatgacatttaaagAGTCAAAGGATTGCAGAGGAACAACCAGTACATCTCAAACGCAGGGTGAGACTACTGTAAAACTTGGAGAAGATGTTCGTGTAAATATGAGTAGCTGTGAAGATGATGGAAAAGTGTCAGATGAAACTCCTGATGTCAGCCAGGGAAATCCTGTTGCATTTTCATCACTGTCAGCTGCAGGTGAGATTACCGGTGTTACTGAAGCTAAGGACGTGGACAATGAAACTCTGGAAGAAACTGAAGTaagtaaagaaaataaagagtcTTTGAGTGCTACTCAGATCACTCCAATAAATACAGATGAGTCAGCATCTACTGAGAAGAACAGTGTTTTACTACCGGATGTATCTCCACAAGAGGGTCGTAACAGCAGCCCTGAGTCTGAAGGAGTTGAACATACAGAGGTTCTACTTAACACAGAGGAAATGCTGGATGAAGAGACAGATAAATCAAAGGGATGGGGGTTACCTGAAGCAGGTGATATAAAACTACAGTGTCCAGGTAATTCAGAGAATCTTGTGAATGACGGTCGAGAGCATGAACCAAAGCCAGAAAAATACACATGTGAAGTTGAGTCACAGGTAAAAACCAGCTCCATGTCTCCAGCGGCTGTCCCAGACACAGACAGCAACCTTTGCACTCAACCAGACAAGAAATCCAACACTGAGCAGTCTACTACAGTGTCAGAGATGCCATTTCTGTCAAAAGCAGATGAGTGTGCTGACATTCTGCCCTATGAGACTGAATCACAGTTCAGTAAAGGAATTAAAAATGATGCAGCGGATGCTGGGGACACAACTGTCCCTTCTCTTCCTGCAGCAGAGACTACAGTACCAGCACAAAGGGATCTTTCCTCAACCACCACACAAAGCACTAACAGTGATGCCAGGGATGTGTCTGTCATTGTACTAAAGTCTCCAGGCCCAATGCTGAGTCACTGTGAGTCCGTTAATGACTGTGATATTGCTGTAGCGGGACCCGGGGAGGATTGCagtgtgaactctgtgtgtgATTCTAGCACAGAGATTGTAAAGAATATTACAGATGCGAATGAAGAGATGTTAAGATCTCAAAATGCACATGATCTGCCCTACGCTGTTGGTGTCTCCACACAGGAAATTGCAGCATCATCTGGGACCCTTCTGCTTACAACTGACAGACCTGAACAGTCAGGTGATTCACAGCTAGTGTTAAAGACCCCAGATATTGTTGAAAATGCAAAGATGAAATCATACAAAGCATCTGAGAGTGTTGGAGAATTGGAGGTCGGTAGAAAAGAAAAGAGTGAACAACATTTAAATTCTAAGCATGAAAATGATTTAGACATTGCACCTACAAATGTTATGACAGAAAATGAGGTAACTAATAAAGACACATCTGAGGTATTCAAGCATGTGAAGGGAGGAGAGGAGAACAAGGAGTGTGTAAAGGAAACCGAAGAAAAATCCAGTGCAAAAAATGAAACTATTTCCTTTCAGGAAGAAAGGATTGAACAGCAGGGTGAAAGTGAGGAACAAGAAGAAATGCCTAACAAGGAGCAGAAGAATAGTAGAGAAGAGACAAATACTGCTTTGACCATGCAACAAAGTCCTAAAGATGAAATCAAATGTGATTCGCACTTGATGACTGAGCTGCCTGTTCAACATTCATCTGCAgacaatgtaaaaatgaataaagatgTAACTAAAGGATTCAGACAGGTGATGGTAGAAGAGTGGGTGCAAGGAAATGAGGTACAAAATGTACCATCCATTGCAGAAAAGGACAGCAAAGAAAGAACAAATACCTCTCAGGAACAGGATAAGAGTGCTGCAGATGAAAAAGCTGATCAAACACAAGAAGAAAACCAGACATTAATAAATCTATTCAATCTATCAGGAGAAGAAAAACTATTAGATGAAACTATTCCAAGAGGAAAATTACAATCTAGCCATATGCCTGATCCTGGTTTAACCTCTGAAGGGATTATAGAAGAGGCTCTGGGTTTTAGAGGGGCACTAACTGAAAAAATCCCTCCAGTCATTGACCACACACAAGATCCAAGAAGTATGAGCCAGTCAGATTTGGCATTTTCACAGTCCCAAGAGCTCCAGCAGCAACAGAAGGTTATGAGCGCCCCAGAAGCAGTGTTAAGTGTGAGTAAAagcaacattttagaaaatgctGAGAGCAATAATCATACAGTTGCTGAGGCAAGTGAAAAGCAAGAGAAGGTGATGATGTATTGTAGTGCAGAGGCTCAAAGATCCCTAAACAGCACACCAGAGAGTGCCACACTGGTGGTGGGCTATGACAAAGATGTTGCTGTGTACGATGTATGTCCAGAGAATGAAAAGACGACAAAACAAGCAATAGATCTTAATGGTGGGGAATTTCCTGTTTGTGGTAAAAGTGAAATCCAAACACAGTCAGATCCCAACTTGTCTGTAACAGCATCGTCAGTTTCTGAAACTTCACAAGTTCTAGGGGATACAGGGGCAAAAGAGTCTTCCATCTTAACATCACAGGAGAGTGTGAGTAAACATGCAGATTCCACCGAAGTCAATGCGGATGAGCACGGGAGTGTGAGGAACGAAATTCTTGACACCAAGAAAGGCTCAGAATTTCCTGTAAATCACTCAAGTGGGTTCTCTGTGACTCCCACCCTCTCACACCATGAAGCAGGAATAGAAACAGAGGAGAAATGTTTCGACTCTGTTACCCCTAGAGACACTGGAAACACTGAGATCAGTTCTGATTCAATGAGTGATGTTGCACAGATGTCTACTGCAAGAACGTCCCAAATTCAGCAAGAGAAAGAGTTAGTTCAGCGCACTGATTGCCAGCTCTCCACCACTGCATCCTCTTTTTCTGCTTCTGAGCTCCAGGAAAGTATTAAAGAGGAAAAAGAGATAAGTGTGGATCAGGCCATTAAAGATGCACTAGAACCTAACACTCCTAATTTCACTCCCCAATCTGAGACAGCCGCCTGGAGGATGGAGCAGCTTAATAAGCATTTGTCAGAGCAATTCCCAGACGGTACCCACAACACAGAGGAGCAGGATACGCAGTGTTCTGAACAGCAGCTCGTGCAGTTACAACATGTAGGAACTTGTTTGGACACTGAAAACAGCACTATGAAAGCAGAAGACaccattttaaatgacatactAGAGACAGAAGGAATTCAGATAGAGGATGAGAAAGAGAATAAAGCCATTGAAAAGAATCACACAGAAATGTCCAAAGGGGCTAAACTTAAATCTTCAGAGTCTCTAGTGAAAGAAACCAttcacaaagaaaaccaaaGCAAGATGGAGGAGCAGCCTTTACGTTCCCTTGATGAAACAATAGCTGGTAATGTATACCCACAAACGGAAGAAGTTTCTAATGGGACACTGACCGAAATGAAACAGGATGTGTCATTGTTATACCCTGAGACCTCTGTCTGCTTAGTGACTGAGCCCCAGGATTCCCTCCAGTCCCCTCCAACAGCCAATCAGCAGTCGTTTATCCAAACTTTACGTGAAAATGCCACAAATGCAGTTCAAAGTAGCAGTGAGCAAAGTCCTGATATAGCAGATAACTCTCCACTAGTAGCAATACAGAAAGATGACAGCAAAGCTATAGAAGATGAAGTCAGCAAGGTCTCAAAAGCTGCAGATGTGTTGTTGGGATCAGTCACAGGAACAGTGCAGGTATCACAGGTTATTGACAGTTCAGATAGCCGAGTCTTAAATGCAGTCTTTGTACCTGAGAAGTCAGATACAGCCAACTCCTCTGATTGGCTCAGAGATCTGAAGGAGGCTGCCTCCACGTCTCAAATCATTCCAGAGAACAGAGACGAGACTACTTGTGGATTGACAGAAAACAGGTACTTTTTaaattgatgtgtttgtttttaaaatgagagGGCGCTGAGGTTGCACTCACAGATAATGTCAAAAGAAGGTGTAGTCGTTTTCATtgacacatatatataaacagtatcCTCTTGTGGCGTTTTGAGTAAAAATGGAGCCGAATACAGGCACTACAGCCCATTATCTCCTGAGAGTGACCTCAACAGTGACATCAACTCATGCCCTTTAGTGCAAGAAAGAATCCTTTCATAcccacgcacaaacacacactgggCTTCTCATATTTGAGCGGACGCATACACTTACATGCATGCAGGCTATGAGGCGTTTGCATTGAGACAAACTGTAAGCAACATTTGttctttctgtttattttctctCCAGACCATTTGAGACCCTCGGATCGCCTCAGGCTGAACTATTCCAAACCCCAACTGAAGAATATTTTCCCCCTGCTCCTGAAGAGGGCTTTCCCCCTGCGCCTGAGGAGAGTTTTCCCCCAGCACCTGAAGAGGGTTTTTCACCTATACCTGAGGAGAGTTTTCCTCCTGCGCCTAAGGAGAGTTTTTCCCCTATACCTGAGGAGGGTTTTCCTCCTGCGCCTGAGGAGAGTTTTCCTCCTATACCTGAGGAGAGTTTTCCTCCTGCACCTGAGGAGAGTTTTCCTCCTATACCTGAAGAGAGTTTTTCTCCTGCACCTGAGGAGAGTTTTCCTCCTATACCTGAGGAGAGTTTTCCTCCTGCACCTGAGGAGAGTTTTCCCCCTGCACCTAAGGAGAGTTTTTCCCCTATACCTGAGGAGAATTTTCCTACTGCGCCTGAGAAGAGTTTTCCCCCTGCACCTGAGGAGAGTTTTGCCCCTGTTACTAAGCAGCCAGAAGAATCACAAGACTACAGGTAAGACCTCCTAAATGTTTCTTATGCACTTTCATAAAATtccactaccagtcaaaagttttcccATGTTTTTTATAGAAtcctcttctgcttaccaagcctgcatttatttgatccaaaatgcagcaaaagccacagtaatgttatgaaatattttttactatttaaaataactgttttctatttgaatatattttaaaatgtaatttactcctgtgatcaaacctacattttcagcatcattacaccactcttcagtatcacatgatcctttaaaagtcattgtaatattcttattttctgttcaagaaacatttattggtattattattattattctcaatatttaaaacagttgagtacatttttttcagggttctttgatgaatggaagatacaaagatcagcatttatctgaaacaaaaaaatgttgtaacattatacactacacatttttttttacacattataCACACTTTTTGGGGGAGAAAAAATTATagaacataaaaattaaaataaagttacttttatttagcagggatgctttaaattgatcaaaagtgatgataaagacatttataatgttacaaaagatttatatttcagataaatgctgttcttctgaactttctactcatcaaagaaacctgaaaaaattctactcagctgttttcaaaataataataataaaaaatgttttctgagcagcaaatcagaatattagaatgatttctgaagggtcatgtgactggaagaatgatgctaaaaattcagctttgcaaaaaaatacattttaagatatatttaaatagaaaagggttattttaaatagtaaagtatttcaaaagtttttgctgtattttgaatcaaataaatgcaggcttggtgagcagaagagacttcttaaaaaacattaaaaatcttaccgttcaaaaactcTTGACTGTTAGTGTATTTACCACTTCTTAGGTTTGCTATTGAGTTAGTTGCTACTTGCcacaaaaaaaatctctcttAAATGATGATTATGTACAGGATGCCAGAATAGGTCCAGGAAACAATATTTGTCTGGTTGGGTTAAATCAGATATTGCATTGCTTAAATGAACCAAAATGCTACCTGGGCGTTCAAAGACCTATATGTctaaattgttttaaagcacATGTTTTGTATGGAGGATTGCAATGTACACTCTCGTTTTGTCATTACTCCCCACTCCCTCTCTTTAGTCTATCACAGCAGCCACAACAGATGAAAGTAGAGCACTTGGTGCTTGTCAGTCAGAGGTTTTAGCCTAGCACCTCATTTAGAAAGACATGCCGGagccagagagaaagaaagataaaaGGAAAGAGAGAGTGGTGGACAAAGTGATAGGGAGTGAGAATGAGGggaaagaagagagagaaacTTTGACTGTGTGCATTTGTCCCAGGATCCCTAAACGGCCCACTCTTTGTTGCCTGCCACAGATGTGGACTAAAGGAATTTTGCATGTATCtgtcagtatgtgtgtgtgcgtgcgtgcacGTGTCTTGCTTAAGCATGCATATGTGTTTGCTATTTGCACCAACGCCCTCACATGAGGTCATACCAAGAGGTCTGTCAGTGTGGAACAAAAGCCATAGTTCAGGGCCGCTCCAGTTGAGAATATTACTCTGTGtgagaagatagatagatacatagattgatagatagatagaccctCAAGAGAcccagagaaagagagagatataGTGAGAAATAAAAGAGA is from Labeo rohita strain BAU-BD-2019 chromosome 13, IGBB_LRoh.1.0, whole genome shotgun sequence and encodes:
- the tacc2 gene encoding uncharacterized protein tacc2 isoform X10, with amino-acid sequence MKNEAVALGGTANPLLSGLEHYMEASPPVVGLVKSCDGDQVSTETASLAQAHLSSKSPQNIPSLNPLAAQMDYELQEALRECEDEMAALGMSSDADTWTTGDLDRCFSITVPESDEKNQTEKAEVKKDFGSSSHEPAEFHEGCHGNDGVHRNDSTASEEGVFSFRDYVLGRQQSNTCAAETEDVKNIEDITEAHQLSEAEQRTKSEIETKIDTSAQQKTRSIWTGTQTTSEIDAEKETLTQDQSIQDICSLKYTLEDRTQDEDRINITAQTTQRETGGIKETNPLNEDVISSAKAIIQNSDKIKIETHSQLITDLVACPSTHMDKHSGHALHLEAKISAQPNIQKQVESGTHHGQIETNTTVGSRLDHQKQELGLPEQLSPEGKQLICSPPPEPQAQLSPAEAQPAQLLDSPWGAEQNDDQDQTDGLCKSISEGETIHHCTTGEVKHEKNVSDASAVVIDFGQATTDPEHEPVGRCGLATCPLEQENGSPLDAGADEHTPLWGNSDSLSRTGAEEKEEEESALERASAESTASTLLQTTPTMPEMIESEGEKTRGDAFQSAAIILQAAERESAVLEADESQSSEGTLSECIAEQGEKCTSVISLKIKCSPVQKEEATEERCGDKMPHNSTESEEKGGGLPITLSPTGEKNTGTVCAEDKALVTYSSSGVLGTCDWKVETCRSKEKKGESEEEGGAQNTAHAGRASQTEAATETCPSRRISASPAATQDQSDLIHPVTAGTAQFPLAINRINDCDSISPPPPLSYIKSTKTEAQREEEANLNSSPSASGAELPGSDRSLPPAGSLENERLAVQAKDQQVQSSSQTRTATEKETQQQKQETTPASEDASQSTKLQVNMRDIPAMTPKGMQSSSENQKDATLRCQVTECASLPPLMVFESLHHPVKEASFNFKGFLSKPALPLQTEPSNGQSNTDLHGTKNEPPVCKEGDQEGKNGKVTEKVEQVEMTFKESKDCRGTTSTSQTQGETTVKLGEDVRVNMSSCEDDGKVSDETPDVSQGNPVAFSSLSAAGEITGVTEAKDVDNETLEETEVSKENKESLSATQITPINTDESASTEKNSVLLPDVSPQEGRNSSPESEGVEHTEVLLNTEEMLDEETDKSKGWGLPEAGDIKLQCPGNSENLVNDGREHEPKPEKYTCEVESQVKTSSMSPAAVPDTDSNLCTQPDKKSNTEQSTTVSEMPFLSKADECADILPYETESQFSKGIKNDAADAGDTTVPSLPAAETTVPAQRDLSSTTTQSTNSDARDVSVIVLKSPGPMLSHCESVNDCDIAVAGPGEDCSVNSVCDSSTEIVKNITDANEEMLRSQNAHDLPYAVGVSTQEIAASSGTLLLTTDRPEQSGDSQLVLKTPDIVENAKMKSYKASESVGELEVGRKEKSEQHLNSKHENDLDIAPTNVMTENEVTNKDTSEVFKHVKGGEENKECVKETEEKSSAKNETISFQEERIEQQGESEEQEEMPNKEQKNSREETNTALTMQQSPKDEIKCDSHLMTELPVQHSSADNVKMNKDVTKGFRQVMVEEWVQGNEVQNVPSIAEKDSKERTNTSQEQDKSAADEKADQTQEENQTLINLFNLSGEEKLLDETIPRGKLQSSHMPDPGLTSEGIIEEALGFRGALTEKIPPVIDHTQDPRSMSQSDLAFSQSQELQQQQKVMSAPEAVLSVSKSNILENAESNNHTVAEASEKQEKVMMYCSAEAQRSLNSTPESATLVVGYDKDVAVYDVCPENEKTTKQAIDLNGGEFPVCGKSEIQTQSDPNLSVTASSVSETSQVLGDTGAKESSILTSQESVSKHADSTEVNADEHGSVRNEILDTKKGSEFPVNHSSGFSVTPTLSHHEAGIETEEKCFDSVTPRDTGNTEISSDSMSDVAQMSTARTSQIQQEKELVQRTDCQLSTTASSFSASELQESIKEEKEISVDQAIKDALEPNTPNFTPQSETAAWRMEQLNKHLSEQFPDGTHNTEEQDTQCSEQQLVQLQHVGTCLDTENSTMKAEDTILNDILETEGIQIEDEKENKAIEKNHTEMSKGAKLKSSESLVKETIHKENQSKMEEQPLRSLDETIAGNVYPQTEEVSNGTLTEMKQDVSLLYPETSVCLVTEPQDSLQSPPTANQQSFIQTLRENATNAVQSSSEQSPDIADNSPLVAIQKDDSKAIEDEVSKVSKAADVLLGSVTGTVQVSQVIDSSDSRVLNAVFVPEKSDTANSSDWLRDLKEAASTSQIIPENRDETTCGLTENRPFETLGSPQAELFQTPTEEYFPPAPEEGFPPAPEESFPPAPEEGFSPIPEESFPPAPKESFSPIPEEGFPPAPEESFPPIPEESFPPAPEESFPPIPEESFSPAPEESFPPIPEESFPPAPEESFPPAPKESFSPIPEENFPTAPEKSFPPAPEESFAPVTKQPEESQDYRSPLVEAAERSEPFPSPLPPLPQHDTVPALPAHLLQDIVEFPTPPPTPPDRVPPEPQILPLSPAPSDLPEAPPAAPVPPQIQQLQHSEPSTRSSDSDGAFETPESTTPVKSASPPVPPTEPPCTNSEALSPEHTATTADISVSEDQDSQQLQPPSRSQSTAFDEDKPIAASGTYNLDYLIANDPFSESNFGSEPSSRAPLTRSLSLQSGELESPGDKSSGGTCDKPIHPRAESFSVGTESAPGTLRKVKKPRPGSLKKKPLSRQNSNPEHSSSKTVSSSSTPEEKKRGKPPPESSLQTQERNSCSPSPTPSPASTLRRSRIKSRVESPPPLAEEITTSSTSTQLQPNLPDPVFEAPTVPDEESPIPPSASYKWDPDNFENIDPFNTGGSKVANSPVLGRKTDFTSVSDTPVAVEEPRATSPAKEQTINIEEQPINKRQPVRLEFDYSEDSGEAPRSTPPPKNLGKKPGAKMPIRKPKLGIKKAPPPQTEQLDNAPVPALSNDIDDIPIPKGSYNFDPSKWDDPNFNPFSSSTGVPNSPRLSGGSYSFDPDSFDDSIDPFKSSNKMGNSPPKAASFDKSSNDNENDNDNIVELQDHNQNKPAKNKKKPLKSNTFRVKKSPKRTQITEPSAQCCPVCSPLSPSTSHTHNHLQEHSPDANPEPSQDHATDEEKLASSTNQKWTRHDVEVELNSDPQDFPQPTDFTAFVSENSLPAQNDVTDYEIEYMEKIGSSAPPLSVKKPSLYLKLDSVTESPTKTSSMQDSEPNSPCTGSFEEMEAQISQGKSPVLPPRGDRGSMASEKSRKRDSQSQSRTQSNERDGATPPPPVVPLLLSVPTQSPIQGPMDPSDLPLLDRLSDSPAPLSYLEPDLAETNPTAFAQKLQEELVLAALRIEALQVAKNISQSPTLSTVSPQSRLKKPSPRRWNLNGSRMAKQREMASPGDSGVSKSSLYSRTGYIEGESPHLPRDMDHSLGIAREEIVVKEKEAMEWKRKYEESRREVEEMRRIVMEYEKTIAEMIDKSFVPLDPNTEGEQREKTLSHHTIQQLILEKDQALADLNSVEKSLADLFRRYEKMKDVLEGFRKNEDVLKKCAQEYLSRVRKEEQRYQALKIHAEEKLDKANAEIAQVRAKAKQEQAAYQASLRKEQMKVDSLERTLEQKNKEIEELTKICDELIAKMGKS